In Chroogloeocystis siderophila 5.2 s.c.1, one DNA window encodes the following:
- a CDS encoding ATP-dependent 6-phosphofructokinase: MGQKRIGILTSGGDCPGLNAVIRAVVSHARLTYNWEVLGIPYATQGLLERQTIPLDLHCFDLGGIDPLLSMGGTILGTINKGDTLARATAIVASYHALALNALIAIGGDGSLAILHRLARLGNWNIVAIPKTIDNDVALTERAIGFDTAVNTITDALNRLTFTAASHDRVMVVEVMGRTSGHLALHAGIAGGADCILIPEISYSIAKICKHIQDLRDRVHRRFAIIVVAKGAKPATETPSCDAASLKDCGIGQYITTQISRYFTEHIDIRASVLGHIQRGGIPSAADRLMATAFGKAAVDLIAQERYDRMVAWQNGQVIPVPLQEVLSHCPLFVNPQSYLVETARAVGVYVGNFT, translated from the coding sequence ATGGGACAAAAACGAATTGGCATTCTTACTAGTGGTGGTGATTGTCCTGGACTTAATGCAGTCATCCGCGCAGTTGTGAGCCACGCTCGGCTTACGTATAATTGGGAGGTTCTTGGTATTCCCTACGCAACTCAAGGATTGCTGGAGCGTCAAACGATTCCGTTAGATCTGCATTGCTTCGATTTAGGCGGTATCGATCCTTTACTGAGTATGGGCGGTACGATTTTAGGAACAATCAATAAAGGTGATACTCTCGCGCGGGCAACTGCAATTGTTGCAAGTTACCACGCCTTAGCGTTGAATGCACTGATTGCGATTGGTGGTGATGGTAGTTTGGCAATTCTGCATCGTTTGGCGCGTTTAGGAAACTGGAATATTGTTGCAATTCCCAAAACAATTGACAATGACGTTGCGCTTACCGAACGGGCAATTGGCTTTGATACTGCGGTTAACACAATTACCGATGCTTTAAATCGTCTCACGTTTACCGCCGCAAGTCACGATCGCGTCATGGTTGTGGAAGTTATGGGGCGCACTTCGGGACATTTGGCACTCCACGCAGGAATTGCTGGTGGTGCTGATTGCATTTTGATTCCCGAAATTTCCTATTCGATTGCAAAAATCTGCAAGCATATCCAAGACTTGCGCGATCGCGTTCATCGCCGCTTTGCGATCATTGTTGTTGCTAAAGGTGCCAAACCTGCAACCGAAACGCCAAGTTGTGACGCTGCAAGTCTCAAAGATTGTGGTATTGGTCAATATATCACAACTCAAATCAGTCGCTACTTTACAGAGCACATTGATATTCGCGCTTCGGTACTCGGACATATCCAACGCGGCGGTATTCCCTCAGCAGCGGATCGACTCATGGCAACAGCTTTTGGTAAGGCTGCTGTCGATTTAATCGCACAAGAACGCTATGATCGCATGGTTGCTTGGCAAAATGGACAAGTTATCCCTGTGCCTCTGCAAGAAGTGCTATCACATTGCCCCTTATTTGTCAATCCTCAAAGCTATTTAGTTGAAACTGCGCGCGCTGTCGGTGTTTACGTCGGAAATTTTACCTAA
- a CDS encoding alpha/beta hydrolase family protein — protein MSVRAFFQVAKVENAASPYDTIHLKVFYPAQRSASPQEQDMGIVPADEGRSPFKVVIFFNGINCGPEIYQWLTVKLAECGLVVVTFAWVAQNLPGIVALTPGVELKNLAPNTYGTAPTASALPTLLAALERLQSEGVLAGLLDLDHIILGGHSAGGRVAIESADPRFFSQVVGAFAYGAHTAAIVQLGYPPNTILPLPDALPLMLIGGTCDGVIAKSSHRYGVDWEHATTPITRSFQEAIAGNRGDSYLLLLEGANHFSIAHPFDSTTGRPFLDFPATQPEEQLRNLIAEAINLFIDAHVRHQLKALETLNRYSVSDNPLIAAFERK, from the coding sequence ATGAGCGTTCGTGCATTTTTCCAAGTTGCCAAAGTAGAAAATGCTGCCTCTCCATACGATACGATTCACCTCAAAGTTTTCTATCCAGCGCAGAGATCAGCTAGCCCTCAAGAACAGGATATGGGTATTGTACCTGCGGATGAAGGGCGATCGCCTTTTAAAGTCGTCATTTTTTTTAATGGTATCAACTGCGGTCCAGAAATTTATCAATGGCTTACGGTTAAACTAGCAGAATGCGGGCTTGTCGTTGTCACTTTTGCTTGGGTAGCACAGAATTTACCTGGAATTGTCGCGCTTACTCCTGGCGTTGAACTTAAAAACTTAGCGCCTAACACCTATGGTACTGCTCCGACAGCTTCTGCTTTGCCAACACTGTTAGCTGCATTAGAGCGTTTACAATCTGAAGGGGTTCTAGCTGGTTTACTAGACTTAGACCATATCATTTTAGGAGGGCATTCGGCTGGCGGTAGAGTCGCGATTGAAAGTGCCGATCCGCGATTTTTTTCCCAAGTTGTCGGAGCTTTTGCCTATGGTGCACATACAGCAGCAATCGTACAGCTAGGGTATCCACCAAACACAATCTTACCTCTTCCTGATGCTTTACCGCTGATGTTGATTGGGGGAACCTGTGACGGCGTGATTGCCAAAAGTAGCCATCGTTATGGAGTTGATTGGGAACACGCAACAACGCCAATAACACGCTCATTCCAAGAAGCGATCGCGGGAAATCGCGGCGATAGTTATCTTCTCCTACTAGAGGGAGCAAACCATTTTTCTATCGCGCATCCGTTTGATTCTACGACAGGTAGACCTTTCTTAGATTTTCCTGCAACTCAACCGGAAGAGCAATTGCGGAATTTAATTGCTGAAGCAATTAATTTATTTATCGATGCGCACGTTCGCCATCAACTTAAGGCGCTGGAAACTCTCAATCGTTATTCAGTGTCTGACAATCCTTTAATTGCTGCATTTGAGCGCAAGTAG
- a CDS encoding branched-chain amino acid ABC transporter permease, with amino-acid sequence MDITLFLQQVLNGLSIGSAYAIFALGYTLIFSILGIINFAHGAIFTLGAYFTYALMGGAFGFNGLLANAVLPIQLPFALALVLGSTFAGLVGVAVERIAFRPLRRRGSDPLLTVVSSLGVAVVIVNVIQYLVGAESYTFPAGTYGNLPAAINFGTAEQPVPIRSVQVVIFTVSVVILTILTLFINRTKYGKAMQALAEDPTTASLLGINTDRYIVLTFFISSFLAGLAGTLVASSVSIAGPYFGIAFGLKGLAVIVLGGLGSIPGAVLGGLMIGLVEAFVPGEYSAYKDAVAFGILFVMLLVRPQGLLGRRFVQKV; translated from the coding sequence ATGGATATAACGCTGTTTTTACAACAAGTTCTTAACGGTTTATCGATTGGCAGCGCTTACGCTATTTTTGCTTTAGGATATACTCTCATATTTTCGATTTTAGGTATTATTAATTTTGCTCACGGAGCCATCTTTACCTTAGGTGCCTATTTTACGTATGCACTGATGGGTGGTGCGTTTGGGTTTAATGGTTTGCTTGCGAATGCTGTGTTACCGATTCAGTTACCATTTGCTCTTGCTTTGGTCTTGGGAAGCACGTTCGCTGGTTTAGTGGGTGTTGCCGTTGAACGCATTGCTTTTCGTCCGTTACGCCGTCGTGGTTCTGATCCCTTGCTAACAGTTGTTTCAAGTTTAGGTGTAGCGGTGGTGATTGTAAATGTAATTCAATACTTAGTAGGTGCAGAAAGTTATACTTTTCCTGCGGGTACATACGGAAACCTCCCCGCGGCAATTAACTTTGGTACAGCAGAACAACCCGTACCAATTCGCAGTGTACAAGTGGTTATATTCACTGTATCTGTTGTGATTTTGACAATTTTAACGTTGTTTATCAATCGCACTAAGTATGGTAAAGCGATGCAAGCCCTTGCTGAAGATCCAACGACGGCAAGTTTACTGGGAATCAACACTGATCGCTATATTGTCCTAACATTTTTTATCAGCAGTTTTCTCGCGGGTTTAGCCGGAACTTTGGTTGCTTCGAGTGTGAGTATTGCAGGACCGTATTTTGGGATTGCTTTCGGTTTAAAAGGTTTAGCAGTGATTGTCCTTGGAGGATTAGGGAGTATTCCTGGTGCAGTCTTAGGCGGTTTAATGATTGGCTTGGTTGAAGCCTTTGTCCCTGGAGAGTACTCGGCGTACAAAGATGCGGTTGCTTTTGGTATCTTATTCGTTATGCTGCTGGTGAGACCTCAAGGTTTATTAGGACGCCGGTTTGTGCAAAAAGTATAA
- a CDS encoding chloride channel protein: protein MSVQPFRKWLLPRRRLAIAEACLIGLVAAFSAILLRVGVGWIGAWRVQAANLSPPWLILPGIGFGLGYVAGFLLERLAPEASGSGIPQVKASLADAPVKLSLREALVKLIASTIALGSGLTLGRQGPTVHIGAALAAQFSRWFPTSPEHRRQMIAAGAGAGLAAAFNAPITGVLFVIEELLQDLSGLTLGTAIIASFIGAVVSRILGGRTLQLNLVLTASQTSFSLTELPFFLLLGLLAGILGSLFNRGIIASSKFYSQLHIGLPLRMAVAGGTSGLVVAFLPAAFRDNTGLREFLITGNADWSLAAIAFVAQFILTLVAFGSGAPGGLFAPSLILGSSLGYLVGVTEQSLFGFGSPSTYALTGMGAFFSVVSKVPITAIVIVFEMTTDFNLVLPLMIGSVTAYLVADKISPGSLYDKLLELKGIRLQKEGPIQGLLIELKAKDVMQPRVETLAAQLSLDETIQAFSRSQHRGFPVVDEGKLVGIVTQSDLAKARELELPGDMLLSEIMTPQPVTVHPLHSLSEVLYRLDRFNLSRLPVVENKRLIGIITRADIIRAEADKLNGKNREIGPQPQPSYVVYQTRSPSIGRGRLLVPLANPQTAVSLLHLATAIARERHYELECVQIILVPRRSSPAETEVSTTKSRRLLREAEILARKWNIPIHTQIRVAHDVSQAILETVQERHIDLLLMGWKGKTITPGRVFGNVVDTLIRQATCDVVLVRFGAGLGVKNRDSSKDLAIQDADAGTLLQVQASPEFNRWLVPMAGGPNANAAVELLPGLINTSNAPYIRLCQVFPLSETQLDMKVLKNALQYLIRRRNSVGAVVATPVKASSVVEGVLHVIEKDKIDVVMLGASREGLLQQAIKGNIPAEIASRAKCTVMLVRGSLSQQ, encoded by the coding sequence TTTATCTCCACCTTGGCTGATATTGCCAGGAATTGGATTTGGATTAGGATACGTTGCGGGGTTTCTTTTAGAACGGTTAGCGCCCGAAGCATCAGGAAGTGGAATTCCGCAGGTGAAAGCAAGTCTTGCAGATGCACCTGTGAAGTTATCTTTGCGGGAAGCTTTAGTTAAACTCATCGCCTCAACAATTGCCTTAGGTTCAGGGTTAACTCTCGGAAGACAAGGACCAACCGTTCATATCGGCGCAGCTTTAGCGGCACAATTTAGCCGCTGGTTTCCTACATCTCCCGAACATCGACGACAAATGATTGCAGCCGGTGCCGGTGCAGGGTTAGCCGCCGCATTTAATGCCCCAATTACAGGGGTATTATTTGTGATTGAGGAGTTACTGCAAGACTTATCAGGTTTAACGCTAGGTACAGCAATTATCGCCTCGTTTATCGGTGCGGTTGTCTCGCGCATTCTAGGGGGAAGAACTTTACAATTAAATCTCGTCTTAACAGCTTCCCAGACAAGTTTCTCCCTCACCGAACTACCGTTTTTTTTGTTGCTAGGACTCTTAGCAGGAATACTCGGCTCGTTATTTAACCGAGGCATCATTGCTAGCTCAAAATTTTACAGCCAACTGCACATAGGCTTACCACTGCGAATGGCTGTAGCAGGTGGAACTTCTGGTTTAGTCGTCGCATTTCTACCCGCTGCGTTTCGCGATAATACAGGTTTGCGCGAGTTTTTGATTACCGGAAATGCAGATTGGTCTTTAGCTGCGATCGCGTTTGTTGCGCAATTCATTTTAACACTTGTTGCATTTGGTTCGGGCGCACCTGGAGGATTGTTTGCACCGAGTCTCATCTTAGGTTCCTCGCTGGGCTATCTTGTTGGTGTCACAGAACAAAGTCTATTTGGGTTCGGTTCGCCGTCTACCTACGCGCTTACAGGAATGGGAGCGTTTTTTAGCGTCGTTTCCAAGGTTCCGATTACCGCGATCGTCATTGTGTTTGAAATGACCACCGATTTCAACTTGGTGTTACCACTGATGATCGGTTCGGTGACAGCGTACCTGGTTGCGGATAAAATTTCCCCAGGCTCACTGTACGACAAACTTTTGGAATTAAAAGGCATTCGCCTGCAAAAAGAAGGTCCGATTCAGGGACTGTTAATCGAACTCAAAGCAAAAGACGTGATGCAACCACGCGTCGAAACTTTAGCCGCACAATTGAGTTTAGATGAAACTATCCAAGCATTTTCGCGATCGCAACATCGCGGTTTTCCCGTCGTTGATGAAGGTAAGTTAGTCGGAATCGTTACGCAATCAGATTTAGCGAAAGCACGCGAACTAGAACTTCCTGGGGATATGCTTTTAAGCGAAATTATGACACCGCAGCCGGTGACAGTGCATCCTTTGCATAGCTTAAGCGAGGTGCTGTATCGGTTAGATCGGTTTAATTTAAGTCGTTTACCTGTTGTTGAAAATAAAAGACTGATTGGGATTATCACGCGGGCTGATATTATTCGTGCAGAAGCAGATAAGCTCAATGGCAAAAACCGCGAAATTGGTCCGCAACCGCAGCCTTCGTATGTCGTGTATCAAACGCGATCGCCGAGTATTGGTAGAGGTCGATTACTCGTTCCTTTAGCAAATCCTCAAACAGCAGTTTCCTTATTGCATTTAGCAACCGCGATCGCCCGCGAACGTCACTATGAACTAGAGTGTGTGCAAATCATTCTCGTTCCTCGCCGCAGTTCTCCCGCCGAAACTGAAGTGAGTACTACAAAAAGTCGGCGGTTGTTGCGCGAAGCTGAAATTTTGGCACGCAAATGGAATATTCCCATCCATACGCAAATTCGCGTTGCACACGATGTATCGCAAGCAATTTTAGAGACAGTACAAGAACGCCATATCGATCTATTATTAATGGGTTGGAAAGGAAAAACAATCACTCCTGGTCGAGTTTTTGGCAACGTTGTCGATACTTTAATCCGGCAAGCGACGTGTGATGTTGTTTTGGTAAGATTTGGTGCAGGGTTAGGTGTCAAAAACCGTGACTCTAGTAAAGATTTAGCAATTCAAGATGCAGATGCGGGAACTTTGTTGCAAGTTCAAGCTTCCCCAGAATTTAATCGCTGGCTAGTTCCCATGGCAGGTGGTCCTAATGCCAACGCTGCGGTTGAACTGCTTCCTGGTTTAATTAATACAAGTAATGCTCCGTATATTCGCTTATGTCAGGTTTTTCCACTGTCGGAAACTCAGCTAGACATGAAAGTTTTAAAAAATGCGCTGCAATATTTAATTCGGCGACGCAATTCTGTTGGTGCTGTTGTGGCAACTCCGGTGAAAGCTTCCTCGGTAGTTGAAGGCGTTCTTCATGTCATCGAGAAAGACAAGATCGATGTTGTCATGCTGGGTGCGAGTCGTGAGGGACTACTACAACAAGCAATTAAAGGCAACATTCCCGCAGAAATCGCTAGCCGTGCCAAATGCACTGTCATGTTAGTACGCGGTTCGCTGAGCCAGCAATAG
- a CDS encoding Rpn family recombination-promoting nuclease/putative transposase, whose protein sequence is MYLDELDPQANQSLGVGIIQLIVESHDNTPHRARQLIEQAKQNATALSRQAISDLIETIIVYKFPKLSRQEIEDMLQFNELKQTRVYQEGREEGREEGREEGIREGKLAAVPLLLKAGVSVEQIAQQLELDIALVRQTAQQQF, encoded by the coding sequence ATTTATCTTGATGAACTAGATCCACAAGCAAACCAATCATTAGGTGTCGGGATTATTCAACTAATTGTAGAGTCGCACGATAATACACCACATCGCGCAAGACAACTGATAGAACAAGCAAAACAGAATGCCACAGCTTTATCAAGGCAAGCAATATCAGATTTAATCGAGACAATCATAGTTTATAAGTTTCCCAAATTGAGCCGACAGGAGATCGAAGATATGCTGCAATTCAACGAACTCAAACAAACTAGAGTTTATCAAGAAGGGCGTGAAGAAGGGCGTGAAGAAGGGCGTGAAGAAGGAATTAGAGAAGGTAAGTTAGCCGCAGTACCTTTGTTGCTAAAAGCTGGAGTGTCCGTAGAACAAATCGCCCAACAACTAGAACTTGATATAGCACTAGTAAGGCAGACCGCCCAACAGCAATTTTAA
- a CDS encoding dihydroorotate dehydrogenase-like protein — MNLTTTYMGLTLRSPLVAGASPLSEDLDNLKLMEDAGAAAIVLHSLFEEQLRSQRQEAYDLTHSTASTQTARFRIGSEEYLNHIRRAKEHVDIPIIASLNGSSVGGWTNYARQIEQAGADALELNVYYVPTDLEVTGEQIEQTYINILRAVKASVSMPVAIKLSPYFTNMANMAKRCDDAGADALVLFNRFYQPDINLKTLAVEPNILLSTPQAMRLPLRWIAILYGRINAGLAATSGIHTGQDVVKLLMVGAHVTMLCSVLLQHGILHLHVIERELEQWMTEHEYESVQQLQGMLSRQNCPDQSAFERAQYVRSLQTYKPEWARIYESSYYFG; from the coding sequence ATGAACTTAACGACGACATACATGGGGTTAACACTGCGATCACCGTTGGTAGCAGGAGCCTCGCCCCTTTCCGAAGACCTTGATAACCTCAAACTCATGGAAGATGCAGGCGCAGCTGCAATTGTCTTGCATTCGCTTTTTGAAGAACAACTGCGATCGCAACGCCAAGAAGCCTACGATCTCACGCACAGTACGGCAAGTACTCAGACCGCAAGATTTCGCATTGGTTCTGAAGAATATCTCAATCACATTCGTCGCGCCAAAGAACACGTAGATATTCCGATTATCGCTAGCCTCAACGGTTCATCAGTTGGTGGTTGGACAAACTACGCCCGACAAATTGAGCAAGCCGGTGCAGATGCACTAGAACTCAACGTTTACTATGTTCCTACCGACTTGGAAGTGACAGGCGAACAGATCGAACAAACTTATATCAATATTTTGCGTGCAGTCAAAGCATCGGTGTCAATGCCTGTAGCGATTAAGCTTAGCCCCTACTTTACTAATATGGCGAATATGGCAAAGCGATGTGATGATGCAGGTGCAGATGCTTTGGTACTATTTAATCGCTTTTATCAACCAGATATTAATCTCAAAACTCTCGCCGTTGAGCCAAATATTTTATTAAGCACGCCCCAAGCAATGCGCTTACCGCTACGCTGGATTGCGATTTTGTATGGACGCATCAACGCCGGTTTAGCTGCAACGAGTGGGATTCACACTGGGCAAGATGTGGTTAAGTTACTGATGGTAGGCGCTCATGTGACAATGCTTTGTTCAGTACTCTTACAGCATGGTATCCTTCATCTCCACGTGATTGAACGCGAACTTGAGCAATGGATGACGGAACACGAGTATGAATCGGTACAGCAATTGCAAGGAATGTTAAGTCGTCAAAACTGCCCCGATCAAAGTGCATTTGAACGCGCGCAATACGTGCGATCGCTCCAAACTTACAAACCAGAATGGGCGCGTATCTACGAGTCATCTTATTACTTCGGTTAA
- a CDS encoding ABC transporter substrate-binding protein — protein sequence MHKFAARPSALFVTLALLLSACSGANTGTNTTNTATNTTSNSASNPIAIGVALAQTSNVALLGQEQVAGARIAEKYFNEQGGIDGTPIKLVFQDTGGDEAGTINAFQTLINSDRVVGIVGPTLSQQAFSADPIAERAKVPVVGPSNTAKGIPQIGDYIARVSAPVSVVAPNSVQAALKSNPNIRRVAVFYAQNDAFSKSETEIFQQTIKEQGLELVTVQKFQTTDTDFQTQATNALNLKPDLVIISGLAADGGNLVRQLRELGYKGAIIGGNGLNTSNVFTVCKEFCDGLLIAQAYSPEHPGEMNAAFRNAYHSQYKKEPPQFSAQAFTAVQVYVEALRALDSKTDVSTLPLPQLRTELNKQILAGKYQTPLGEISFTPEGEIVQKEFYVAQIKMNNNGNSGQFAFLK from the coding sequence ATGCACAAATTTGCTGCACGTCCTTCTGCCTTATTTGTAACTTTAGCTTTACTGCTGTCTGCGTGTAGTGGAGCTAATACAGGTACAAATACAACTAATACTGCAACAAATACAACATCGAATTCAGCTTCTAATCCAATTGCTATCGGCGTGGCATTGGCACAAACGAGTAATGTTGCGTTACTAGGTCAAGAACAAGTTGCTGGCGCGAGAATTGCTGAAAAGTATTTTAACGAACAAGGCGGAATTGATGGTACGCCAATTAAGCTTGTGTTTCAAGATACTGGTGGTGATGAAGCTGGCACAATTAATGCTTTTCAAACATTAATTAATAGCGATCGCGTTGTTGGTATTGTGGGTCCAACTTTATCACAACAAGCGTTTAGTGCCGATCCAATCGCCGAAAGAGCTAAAGTTCCTGTAGTGGGACCATCAAACACTGCGAAAGGTATTCCGCAAATTGGCGATTATATCGCGCGAGTTTCTGCACCCGTATCCGTTGTTGCACCAAACTCAGTACAAGCTGCACTGAAGAGTAATCCTAATATCAGACGAGTAGCTGTTTTTTATGCACAAAATGACGCTTTTAGCAAGTCTGAAACCGAAATTTTTCAACAAACTATTAAAGAACAAGGACTCGAATTAGTCACGGTACAAAAGTTCCAGACAACAGATACAGATTTTCAAACGCAAGCGACGAACGCATTAAACTTAAAACCCGATTTAGTGATTATTTCTGGATTAGCAGCTGATGGCGGAAACTTAGTGCGACAGCTACGTGAACTGGGATATAAAGGTGCAATTATTGGCGGTAACGGTTTGAATACATCAAACGTGTTCACCGTGTGTAAAGAATTCTGTGATGGTTTATTAATAGCCCAAGCTTACAGTCCTGAACACCCTGGGGAAATGAATGCGGCTTTTCGCAATGCTTATCACAGTCAATACAAAAAAGAACCACCCCAGTTTAGCGCCCAAGCTTTTACCGCTGTACAAGTTTATGTAGAAGCCCTCAGAGCTTTAGATAGTAAAACGGACGTTAGTACTTTACCACTACCACAACTACGCACGGAACTAAATAAGCAAATCTTAGCAGGAAAGTATCAAACTCCGTTAGGTGAAATTTCTTTTACTCCCGAAGGTGAGATTGTACAAAAAGAATTTTATGTAGCTCAAATTAAAATGAATAATAACGGCAATAGTGGTCAATTTGCATTTTTAAAATAA
- a CDS encoding MOSC domain-containing protein gives MIRQRASDKLSKDDLTALKSTHSKVEEADMPHLAHVLIYPIKSLDGISVSSATVLASGALKHDREFAIVDAQGRFVNGKHNAQVHLLRSHFSLSHRTVTLQIQGDPAQQIFHLDDQRQALEAWLSDFFGFSVQLKQNLHTGFPDDTDSPGPTVISTATLIEVASWFPNVSLDEMRRRIRANIEIDGVPAFWEDQLFSATGDAVSFRVGNVEFQGINPCQRCVVLTRDSLTATPYPHFQKTFIAKRQETLPSWVAASRFNHFFRLSVNTRISKTQKDKSIHLGDTVEVYSRQNS, from the coding sequence ATGATTCGTCAACGAGCGTCAGATAAACTCAGCAAAGACGATTTAACTGCGCTCAAGTCCACACATTCCAAGGTAGAGGAAGCTGATATGCCTCATCTTGCCCATGTTTTGATTTATCCAATTAAATCGCTTGATGGTATTTCTGTTTCTAGTGCAACGGTTTTAGCAAGTGGTGCGTTAAAGCACGATCGCGAGTTTGCAATTGTTGATGCTCAGGGTAGATTCGTTAATGGTAAGCATAATGCACAAGTTCACTTGTTGCGATCGCACTTCTCTCTATCTCATCGGACTGTTACACTGCAAATACAAGGCGATCCAGCCCAACAAATTTTTCATCTTGATGACCAAAGACAAGCACTAGAAGCTTGGTTGAGTGATTTTTTTGGCTTTTCTGTCCAATTAAAACAAAACTTGCATACAGGCTTTCCCGACGACACTGATTCGCCAGGACCTACTGTAATTAGCACCGCAACGCTAATAGAAGTTGCTTCTTGGTTCCCTAATGTAAGTCTCGATGAAATGCGCCGTCGCATCCGTGCCAATATCGAAATCGATGGCGTTCCCGCATTTTGGGAAGATCAACTATTTAGCGCAACAGGTGATGCTGTTTCTTTTCGAGTAGGAAATGTAGAATTTCAAGGTATTAATCCTTGTCAGCGCTGTGTTGTCCTTACACGCGATTCACTGACAGCAACACCGTATCCTCATTTTCAGAAAACATTCATTGCCAAGCGCCAAGAGACATTACCTTCCTGGGTAGCAGCATCGCGTTTTAATCACTTTTTCCGCTTGAGTGTCAATACAAGAATTTCTAAAACGCAAAAAGATAAAAGTATTCACTTGGGCGATACAGTTGAAGTTTATTCTAGACAAAATAGTTAA
- a CDS encoding DUF2887 domain-containing protein gives MKTDSIFYQIFAEFPSSFFELISRPTNEAQGYQFRSVEIKQVAFRIDGVFLPLQKTPIQTVYFVEIQFQKDQLLYHRVFAKLFLFFNQNPTRLAYCNYLPKA, from the coding sequence GTGAAAACAGATAGTATCTTTTATCAAATTTTTGCCGAGTTCCCTAGTAGTTTCTTTGAATTAATTAGTCGTCCTACCAATGAAGCGCAAGGATATCAATTTCGTTCGGTGGAAATCAAACAAGTTGCTTTTCGTATTGACGGCGTATTTCTTCCACTACAGAAGACTCCTATACAAACGGTGTATTTTGTAGAGATTCAATTCCAAAAAGACCAATTACTTTATCATCGGGTATTTGCAAAACTATTCTTATTTTTTAACCAAAATCCTACAAGATTGGCATACTGTAATTATTTACCCAAAGCGTAG
- a CDS encoding protein-tyrosine phosphatase family protein: MTQKILPFVRTANKQDEKVVVHCAGGVGRTGHVLAAWLVSGRGFSNKDASPL; the protein is encoded by the coding sequence ATAACTCAGAAAATATTACCGTTTGTAAGAACTGCCAACAAGCAAGATGAAAAAGTCGTTGTTCATTGTGCTGGAGGTGTTGGGCGGACAGGACACGTTTTAGCAGCATGGCTTGTAAGTGGACGTGGCTTCTCGAATAAAGATGCGTCGCCGCTGTAA